The Deltaproteobacteria bacterium region TGATCTGATAGATCATCACGATCGGCAGGCCGTAAACGAAGCCTTCCTCGGCGATGGCGTTGGCTTCGGCGAGCGTGACGTCCGCAGCGCGGGCAGACGCCAATGGGAACGACGCGAGCACTGCCATCGCGCACGCAAGGGCCTTTAGTAGTGTTGTCTTCATGAACAGGGATCTCCTTTGGTCTGGTTGGGTGAGTGGGTGGTCACCTAACGCATGATTGGCCCACACCCCCCGTTCCCTGAGAGGTGCATGGCCGGGGCGGATAATACATTCGGGCGGTGAGGGGTGGCGCGGGTTCCAGCGGTGCGGCGCCGAGATGGGGGATCGGGGGTGCCAAGGGGGCCGGGGTTCGGCGGTGGGGGCGTGCAGGATATGGGCGGCTTGCTGGGACGGCTGTGAAATCGCAGGCAACGCGCCCTTCGAGAGTCGGCTTCCCCGTCTCTTCGTCCGCGGCGCAGGAGCGGGGTGCGTGCGTGCGCTGTGCTCCTCGCGGGCGGACGGATCCGGGCTACACGCGGGCGATCACCTCGTCGGCGTATCTTCGCATGGCGTCGCGCTTCTGCTGGATCGTGGAGTGGGGGCCGATCGTGTAGGTGAAGGGCCAGGCGCTGGTGGAGGTGACGCCGTGCTCGGCCTCGAGACGGCGGAGCAGGGGAGGCTCGGGCGGGACGACGAGGGGCACCAGGGTCTCGAAGGGAAGCTGGCCGCGCCCCGCCTTCTCTCGGTGGGCGCGGAGGCGGCCGAGGAGCTGCGGGAGCTCGTCGGGGTGCTGGCCGGTGCCGACCCAGCCGTCGCCGAGCGTCCCGGCCCGGCGCAGGGCGACCTCGCTCGTGCCGCCGATCCAGATCGGCGGTGGCGCGGTGGGGGCGGGGCTCATCTGGAAGGTGCCGAGGTCGAAGCAGCGGCCGCGATGCTCGACCATCGCGCCGGTCCAGGCCTTGCGCAGCACCTCGATGCTCTCGTCGAAGCGCCGGCCGCGCGCGGCGAAGTCGATCCCGAGCGCGTCGTACTCCTCGCGGATCCAGCCCGCGCCGGCGCCGAGCGCGACGCGCCCGCCCGAGAGCCGGGCGG contains the following coding sequences:
- a CDS encoding TIGR03619 family F420-dependent LLM class oxidoreductase, coding for MKFWQVVSFSEPEQLLDIARGAEEAGFHGVLLSDHLFFPGRLESKYPYSPDGKPAFDGTTPFPDVFTTIAAMAAVTTRLHFSTMVYILPLRHPLEVAKQVGTAARLSGGRVALGAGAGWIREEYDALGIDFAARGRRFDESIEVLRKAWTGAMVEHRGRCFDLGTFQMSPAPTAPPPIWIGGTSEVALRRAGTLGDGWVGTGQHPDELPQLLGRLRAHREKAGRGQLPFETLVPLVVPPEPPLLRRLEAEHGVTSTSAWPFTYTIGPHSTIQQKRDAMRRYADEVIARV